In the Desulforegula conservatrix Mb1Pa genome, GGCTAAATCTAACCACCAATGGCCAATTATATAAAGCATGCGATGCTCATATGCTTTATCAGTTTCCCCTGCGATGCTATATTTATAGGTTTTTATTTCTTCTATACCATATTCATTTCTTTTTTCACTGTATCCATAACTGAAGACCTCTTCGTCCTCAAAAAATAAACATAATGAAAAACCGTATTTGTTTATTGCCCATATACGATTTGATTCCGTATCTGCACTCTTCCCAAACCACCACATAACATCTACTCCGTCATCTAAATAATCAATAGTCCTTTTTTCTAATTCATCCGGCGTAATAGGTGATAATTGGATTTCATGTGCTATCCACCAACCCATAGGAAATTTAATAACAATATCTGCTATTCTTTTTACCAGATGCAATGGTTCCTCAAATAAGTGATTAAAAAAAGCGTATTTATTCAACTTCGGAAGGATATAATTTGCAACAAAAGATTTGCCTGCTAAGTGCTCAGGGCTTTCAGGATGATATTGATAATCACAAGAGCATGAGCGTTTATGAAAAAAATGAAATGAACCTTTAGAGCTTTTACGAAGGAACATTTGGGTTTTACATAATTGGCATTCAAATAAAACATTATATAGTTCATTTCGGGGATTGATAAACTTGGTTATATCAATTCTTTCACCTGTATATTTGTTATAAGCTATAAATGGCATTATCGTATGGCCTTCCTTCCAGGCTCATTCATGGTGATGATGAATGAAGTTTATATTTTCACCAGATCGATAACCTTTTTTTACAATCCCCTTTAATCATAATTTAACATACCGATAAAGACATTATGTAAACAAAGTTCATTTTTGGGGACAATAATAAAAAACATTACGCCGCAACTTGACATTCTAAATATAGTGATAAATATAATCAAATTAACAATATAATGTGATTTTTTCTCTATAAACTATAATATTAGGAGATTGAATGAAAAAACAGTTCCAAGAATTTGCGGAAAATATTCGACTCACAGACCAACAAGAAAACGATGCTTTTACAAAATATGACGGCGTTTGCGATAAATTACATAAATATTATTATGCGACCAATTACGACGGTAAAACAAAATTTTTATTCGGGTCATACAGAACAAAAACCAATGTTCGACCATTATCTGACAATCAAGATGTAGATGTTATCTTTAAAATACCTGAAGCGGTTTTCAATAAATTTAAGGGTTATAAAAATAATGGCCCCTCAGCACTTTTACAGGATATTAGAAATGCTCTGAAAGAGAAATATACTACTACTGATGAGATTAAAGCATGGGGCAAAGTCGTTTTAGTTAAATTTACCAATAATCGTCATAATGTAGAGGTTTTGCCTGCCTATGAAAATGAAGATGGTA is a window encoding:
- a CDS encoding competence protein CoiA, yielding MPFIAYNKYTGERIDITKFINPRNELYNVLFECQLCKTQMFLRKSSKGSFHFFHKRSCSCDYQYHPESPEHLAGKSFVANYILPKLNKYAFFNHLFEEPLHLVKRIADIVIKFPMGWWIAHEIQLSPITPDELEKRTIDYLDDGVDVMWWFGKSADTESNRIWAINKYGFSLCLFFEDEEVFSYGYSEKRNEYGIEEIKTYKYSIAGETDKAYEHRMLYIIGHWWLDLAFFRYYQVWKKGNNDKYKKAFFANQVTIRSFAGKIGAGNQNRFFKSGNMWCIMENEFLCYLQKKGIPPLKKVAISSIKKKAIMYQK